From a single Brassica napus cultivar Da-Ae chromosome C9, Da-Ae, whole genome shotgun sequence genomic region:
- the LOC106441946 gene encoding uncharacterized protein LOC106441946 — translation MDSNIEWYRNVTQTGQQRRGNGIRSAKWEPPPANWVKCNFDYSSRSDSMEEGIGWIVRDHNGVFLGAGNAKIGKVQSSLIGEAMSFIFALQQIWARGWRRVWFEGDNQELCLIINQVKEHIDLGNYLCDIRHWMTLLPECSLEYVNREKNQAADAMSRHSRDHSSLYQFFDFPPVWLIQYLYSPFTV, via the coding sequence ATGGATTCGAATATTGAATGGTATAGAAATGTCACTCAAACTGGTCAGCAAAGGAGAGGTAATGGTATTAGATCAGCGAAATGGGAACCGCCCCCGGCTAACTGGGTAAAATGCAATTTCGATTATAGCTCACGATCTGACAGTATGGAGGAAGGTATTGGATGGATAGTAAGAGATCATAATGGAGTGTTCTTGGGAGCCGGAAATGCTAAAATTGGGAAAGTTCAATCATCTCTTATAGGTGAGGCCATGAGCTTTATTTTTGCTTTACAACAAATATGGGCTCGTGGCTGGAGAAGAGTGTGGTTTGAAGGTGATAATCAGGAACTTTGTCTTATCATTAATCAAGTTAAAGAACATATTGATCTGGGGAATTACTTGTGCGACATAAGGCATTGGATGACTTTGTTACCTGAATGTTCATTGGAGTATGTAAACCGAGAGAAGAATCAAGCTGCAGATGCTATGTCAAGACATAGTAGGGATCATAGTAGTTTATATCAATTCTTTGATTTTCCTCCTGTTTGGTTGATTCAGTACTTGTACTCACCTTTTACAGTTTAG